The Armatimonadota bacterium region CTGCCCAGCTTGCGGTGGTCGCGGCGCTTTGCCTCTTCCATCCGGCGCAGGTAGTCCTGCAGTTCCTCTTCGGTGAACCAGGCTGTGCCGTAGAGGCGGGTGAGCATCTTGTTGCGGGCGTCCCCGCGCCAGTATGCCCCCGCAATGGACAGCAGTTTGAAATGCTTAATCTGGCTGGTACGCTCCACGTGAGGTCCCCGACAGAGGTCGATGAAGTCGCCTTGCCGGTAAAAGCTGATGGTTTCCTCTTCGGGGATTTCTTCGATGATTTCCACCTTGTAGTCCTGTCCCAGCTCTCGCACCAGTTTCAACGCCTCGATGCGCGGCAGCTCGATGCGCTCGATGGGCAGGTCGCGCTCGGCGATTTCACGCATGCGCTCCTCGATACGAGGCAAGTCCTCCCCTGTAATCGGCTGCGGGGGGTCTACGTCGTAGTAGAAACCGTCTTCAATGGGGGGACCAATAGCCAGTTTGGTACCGGGGAACAGCTCACACACCGCCTGAGCCATCAGGTGCGCCGTACTGTGGCGCAACGTCTCCAGGTCCGTCATCGCCTGTGCCATCTTCTCGAACACTCCTTCGAGTGAAGTCAACGCCTGTACGAACGGCGCTGCAGGGGTATTATACCATATCGGGGAACCAGATGTTGTTGCAGGAGATGGCTTCGGCACTTCATGCCTCGCAAGGAACCGATATTCTTCGCTTGCGCAGTATGACAGCGAGGCGAGACAGCCTCAGCAAAACCCTCCAATTATAGACGAAGCACCAGTCACAATCTCCCGGCGCATCTACTCCGTGCGCATTGACTTCCTCCCGCTCCCTCTGATATACTCCTTAAGGACTTTGATTGCGTAAGGAGGTTCGTTTTCTTGATAGACACCAGCGATTTCCGCAACGGTCTACATATTATCGTGGATGGCGACATCTACACTATCATCGAGTTCATGCACGTCAAACCGGGCAAAGGTGGAGCCTTTGTACGCACCAAGCTGAAAAACGTGCGTACGGGCGCCGTGCTGGACAAGACCTTCCGCGCTGGCGAACGCATGGAACAGGCTTTCCTTGAGCGAAAGCCAATGCAGTTCCTGTATAACCAGGACGATGAGTACTACCTCATGGACATGGATACGTACGACCAGATTATGGTGCGTCGCGAGCAGTTCGGCGAAGGCATCAAGTACCTGAAGGAAAACATGGAAGTGACCGTGCTGATGCACGAAGGGCGGGTGGTCGGCGTAGAAATGCCCTGGTTTGTGGAACTGCAGGTAGTAGAAACCGACCCCGGCGTGCGCGGCGACACCGCATCTGGGGGTTCCAAGCCCGCCACGCTGGAGACCGGAGCCGTTGTGCGCGTGCCCTTCCACATCAACGTGGGCGACATTATCAAGGTAGACACGCGCACGGATCAGTACCTGGAGCGAGTGAAGACGCAGTAGTTCCGAGCGAAAGGGGGCGAGCTGATGGGACGCCCAGGACGTTCCTTTCATGCCCGTAAAGCAGCAGAGCTCATGGAAGACCTGCTGCAGCTTGTTGGTATTGTTGCAGCGGTAGGTGCAGTGCTGGCAATCGCCTATCTGCTCTGGGGCGTTTTCTCAGGTATGGCAACATCATGGGCAACCTTGCCCACCACGGATCGCCTGCGTGTGGAGCAGAACATCCACCTTGCCGGACGCGCACTACTGGCAACTACAGCCGTTGCTGCAGCCAGCTTCACCTTGCTTTATATCCGGGAAACGACCATCGGGTATCTTTTTCTGCTGCTCGCTGCTCTACTGGCTCTGGGAGTCCCCCTGGGCATCATACACCTCGCCCCCCAGACCGGACGAGGTCCCACTCTTTTGCCCCCGATAGTAGTCTCCTTCCAGCAGGCAGGCATATTGTGCGTGGTGCCCGGCATCATCTTCGCTGTACTGGACGTGTGGGTGCGGGTAACATCTGGCTACTTCCGCGAGTTGTTCAATCGCGCGAATCTGCAGTACGGTGCGAACGTCACCAGAGAAAGCCAGCCTACCAACCGGTTTCTCGGCTTATGCTGGCAGTTACCCTTCTGTCGTCCGAGCATCCGCAAGAGCTGTCCTATTTACCATGCGCGACGTGCCTGCTGGCGTGAAGGCGTAGGTTGTATGTGCGAGGAACGTGTGATCCTGCAGGCGCTGGAGGGCAAAGGCGCGCCCAGCAGCGACCCCCGCGAAAACGTGCGTTTTATCCCCTATAACAGGCATCTCTCTCAAGAAGAAAAGCGGGAACGCTGCCGCAACTGCATTATCTATAACTACCGGCAACAGCAGAAATATCAGATCATTGCTCCCATCGTGATAGTGGCTGCCGTTGCCATCGTCGTCCACTACGCACAACAGACACAGCAACTCCTCTTCCAGGCGTTACGTGCGGTGGATAACTTCGTTGCACGGTTTGCGTTTTTGCCCTCTTCCGGCGAGGTGCAAT contains the following coding sequences:
- the efp gene encoding elongation factor P — protein: MIDTSDFRNGLHIIVDGDIYTIIEFMHVKPGKGGAFVRTKLKNVRTGAVLDKTFRAGERMEQAFLERKPMQFLYNQDDEYYLMDMDTYDQIMVRREQFGEGIKYLKENMEVTVLMHEGRVVGVEMPWFVELQVVETDPGVRGDTASGGSKPATLETGAVVRVPFHINVGDIIKVDTRTDQYLERVKTQ